In one Bosea sp. RAC05 genomic region, the following are encoded:
- the ldtR gene encoding transcriptional regulator LdtR, translating to MKASVKTSAVDRSEEADLKVKPLYLESLTLVERLHRRLLDVIKDEFERRGRDDVNSVQALLLYNIGDAELSASELRTRGYYLGSNVSYNVKKLVELGYLHHARSRIDRRSVRISLTERGAEVHNLVKGVYDKHVRTVEQIGGIAADDFERMNNALLRLERFWTDQIRYKL from the coding sequence ATGAAAGCGAGCGTCAAGACTTCGGCCGTCGACAGGTCTGAAGAGGCTGACCTGAAGGTGAAGCCCCTCTACCTCGAGTCCCTCACGCTGGTGGAGCGGCTGCACCGCCGCCTCCTAGACGTCATCAAGGACGAGTTCGAGCGGCGCGGCCGCGACGACGTCAACAGCGTGCAGGCCCTGCTGCTCTACAACATCGGCGACGCCGAGCTGTCGGCCAGCGAGCTGCGCACCCGCGGCTACTATCTCGGCTCGAACGTCTCCTACAACGTCAAGAAGCTGGTCGAGCTCGGCTATCTCCACCATGCCCGCTCGCGGATCGACCGTCGCTCGGTGCGCATCAGCCTCACCGAGAGGGGCGCGGAAGTGCACAATCTCGTGAAGGGCGTCTACGACAAGCACGTCCGCACGGTCGAGCAGATCGGTGGCATCGCGGCCGACGACTTCGAGCGCATGAACAACGCCCTGCTGCGTCTCGAGCGCTTCTGGACCGACCAGATCCGCTACAAGCTCTGA
- a CDS encoding L,D-transpeptidase family protein: protein MSLTRRETVLALLSGAAATTAVPAFAQQAEWRQSYDAGARNAVARSHTPMLSPESLQATEAAIVAYRDLAARGGWPQIQLAERMAVGSRGPGVVALRQRLIITGDLEANAGTSNVYDSYVEAGVRNFQARVGLSTTGAINRATVAAMNVPIDRRIRQLETNVIRLRTWSGNLGNRYVVANIPAATVETVENGQVATRHAAGVGKIDRQSPLLSTRIPEVNFNPTWTVPASIIRKDLIPKMRKEPNYLTENKIRIIGPNGEIAPERVNWNSDEATRYTFRQDPGGEFNSLGFVRINIPSPHGVYMHDTPAKGIFGDDFRFVSSGCIRVQNVRDYIAWLLKETPGWDRAKIDQVIASGERINARLANPVPCHWVYITAWATPDGGVQFRDDIYNKDGLGPAPVAALQGEQDI, encoded by the coding sequence ATGAGCCTGACCCGCCGCGAAACAGTTCTGGCGCTGCTTTCGGGCGCCGCTGCGACCACGGCCGTGCCGGCCTTCGCCCAGCAGGCGGAGTGGCGCCAGAGCTATGATGCCGGCGCCCGCAACGCCGTGGCCCGCTCGCACACGCCGATGCTCTCGCCGGAATCGCTCCAGGCGACGGAAGCGGCGATCGTCGCCTATCGCGATCTCGCGGCGCGCGGCGGCTGGCCGCAGATCCAGCTCGCCGAGCGCATGGCGGTCGGCTCGCGCGGTCCCGGCGTCGTGGCCCTGCGCCAGCGCCTGATCATCACCGGCGATCTCGAGGCCAATGCCGGCACGAGCAACGTCTACGACTCCTATGTCGAGGCCGGTGTCCGCAACTTCCAGGCCCGCGTCGGTCTCTCGACCACTGGCGCGATCAACCGGGCGACCGTCGCGGCGATGAACGTGCCGATCGACCGCCGCATCCGCCAGCTCGAGACCAACGTCATCCGCCTGCGCACCTGGTCGGGCAATCTCGGCAACCGCTATGTCGTCGCCAACATTCCGGCCGCGACGGTGGAAACCGTCGAGAACGGTCAGGTCGCGACCCGCCACGCCGCCGGCGTCGGCAAGATCGACCGCCAGTCGCCGCTGCTCTCGACCCGCATTCCCGAGGTCAACTTCAACCCGACCTGGACCGTGCCCGCTTCGATCATCCGCAAGGATCTGATCCCGAAGATGCGCAAGGAGCCGAACTACCTCACCGAGAACAAGATCCGCATCATCGGCCCCAATGGCGAGATCGCCCCGGAGCGGGTGAACTGGAACTCGGACGAGGCGACCCGCTACACCTTCCGGCAGGATCCGGGTGGCGAGTTCAACTCGCTCGGCTTCGTGCGCATCAACATCCCCAGCCCGCACGGCGTTTACATGCACGACACGCCGGCCAAGGGCATCTTCGGCGACGATTTCCGCTTCGTCTCCTCGGGCTGCATCCGCGTCCAGAACGTGCGCGACTACATCGCCTGGCTGCTCAAGGAGACCCCCGGCTGGGATCGCGCCAAGATCGACCAGGTCATCGCCTCGGGCGAGCGCATCAATGCGCGCCTCGCCAATCCGGTGCCCTGTCACTGGGTCTACATCACCGCCTGGGCGACGCCCGACGGCGGCGTCCAGTTCCGCGACGACATTTACAACAAGGACGGACTCGGCCCGGCCCCCGTTGCCGCGCTGCAGGGCGAGCAGGACATCTGA
- a CDS encoding DUF6163 family protein: MPAGDTDTLRSGRIEGGAGGGAQAASTRWRTLLVWMLRILSVLWLAKGLLAWAVIFGVWGEAQPPFENRLLSFQAIIVYFAVIDLVAAVGLWLTSTWGGVLWLLAAISHLLLAFFFPRLLPMTPWLAGAYLCAILAYFVATWAAENESA; encoded by the coding sequence ATGCCGGCGGGCGACACCGACACGCTGCGCAGCGGGCGCATCGAGGGTGGGGCGGGCGGCGGCGCGCAGGCCGCCTCGACGCGCTGGCGCACGCTGCTGGTCTGGATGCTGCGCATCCTCTCCGTGCTCTGGCTCGCCAAGGGGCTGCTCGCCTGGGCCGTGATCTTCGGTGTCTGGGGCGAGGCGCAGCCGCCCTTCGAGAACCGCCTGCTCAGCTTCCAGGCCATCATCGTCTATTTCGCGGTGATCGATCTCGTCGCGGCCGTCGGGCTCTGGCTGACCTCGACCTGGGGCGGCGTGCTCTGGCTGCTGGCCGCGATCAGCCATCTGCTGCTGGCCTTCTTCTTCCCGCGGTTGCTGCCGATGACGCCCTGGCTGGCGGGCGCCTATCTCTGCGCGATTCTGGCCTATTTCGTCGCGACCTGGGCCGCCGAGAACGAAAGCGCCTGA
- a CDS encoding type II toxin-antitoxin system PemK/MazF family toxin: MTRGEIVTVAMTGDFGKPRPALVVHADPFDQTGTITVLLISGTLVDAPLIRLTVQPTPQNGLLKPSQIQIDKAMSVQRHRVGAVIGRLDDTTMLAVTRSLALFLGIA, translated from the coding sequence GTGACGCGTGGCGAGATCGTCACCGTCGCGATGACGGGCGATTTCGGAAAGCCCCGCCCTGCCCTCGTCGTCCATGCCGATCCTTTCGATCAGACCGGCACCATCACCGTTCTGCTGATCTCGGGAACGCTGGTCGATGCCCCCCTGATCCGCCTGACAGTCCAGCCGACCCCACAGAACGGACTGCTCAAACCCTCGCAGATCCAGATCGACAAGGCGATGTCGGTCCAGCGGCACAGGGTCGGCGCCGTCATAGGAAGACTGGACGATACGACCATGCTGGCGGTGACGCGGTCACTGGCGCTGTTTCTCGGGATTGCGTGA
- the nrdR gene encoding transcriptional regulator NrdR produces the protein MRCPYCGSLDTQVKDSRPTDDSAAIRRRRVCPDCGGRFTTFERVQLRELTVVKRSGRRTVFDRDKLQTSIEVALRKRAVAPERIERMVNGIVRQLESSGEGEITSSAIGELVMEGLKALDDVAYVRFASVYKNFREARDFEAILDQLSSDEEAGEAVPLPPRADG, from the coding sequence ATGCGCTGTCCCTATTGCGGCTCCCTCGACACGCAGGTGAAGGATTCGCGCCCGACCGACGATTCCGCCGCCATCCGCCGCCGCCGCGTCTGCCCCGATTGCGGCGGCCGCTTCACCACCTTCGAGCGGGTGCAACTGCGCGAGCTGACCGTGGTCAAGCGCTCGGGCCGGCGGACGGTCTTCGACCGCGACAAGCTGCAGACCTCGATCGAGGTGGCGTTGCGCAAGCGCGCCGTCGCGCCCGAGCGGATCGAGCGCATGGTCAACGGCATCGTGCGCCAGCTCGAAAGCTCGGGGGAGGGCGAGATCACCAGCTCCGCCATCGGCGAGCTCGTCATGGAGGGGCTGAAGGCACTGGACGACGTCGCCTATGTCCGCTTCGCCTCGGTCTACAAGAATTTCCGCGAGGCCCGCGATTTCGAGGCGATCCTCGACCAGCTCAGCAGCGACGAGGAGGCGGGCGAGGCCGTCCCGCTGCCGCCCCGGGCCGATGGCTGA
- a CDS encoding antitoxin MazE family protein, protein MPTPVNQRVQKRRDALRAAGLRPVQIWVPDTRRPGFVEECRRQSLIVAAADADDNGLNSFLEAALADLTGEDEA, encoded by the coding sequence ATGCCCACACCCGTCAACCAGCGGGTTCAGAAGCGTCGCGATGCGCTGCGGGCCGCCGGGCTGCGGCCCGTTCAGATTTGGGTTCCAGACACCCGCCGTCCGGGTTTTGTCGAAGAGTGCCGCCGTCAGTCGCTCATTGTCGCAGCGGCGGACGCCGACGATAACGGCCTGAACAGCTTTCTCGAGGCCGCTCTGGCCGATCTCACCGGCGAGGACGAGGCGTGA
- the nusB gene encoding transcription antitermination factor NusB, whose protein sequence is MSRPESNRAEMRRGARLSVVQALYEMEIGGRGVVEAMAEFEAFWIGKLVEDIELPKAEIAFFRDLLGGVVREQRLVDRSVDEALASGWPLKRIEAVVRAIFRAGAYELAFRKDVPARAVISEYVAVARAFYEGEEIGMVNAVLDRLARDFRTDEFDAPAA, encoded by the coding sequence ATGAGCAGGCCCGAATCCAACCGCGCCGAGATGCGCCGCGGCGCCCGGCTATCGGTCGTGCAGGCGCTCTACGAGATGGAGATCGGCGGGCGTGGCGTGGTCGAGGCCATGGCCGAGTTCGAGGCGTTCTGGATCGGCAAGCTGGTCGAGGACATCGAGCTGCCCAAGGCCGAGATCGCCTTCTTCCGCGACCTGCTGGGCGGCGTCGTGCGCGAGCAGCGCCTGGTCGACCGCTCGGTGGACGAGGCCCTGGCCTCCGGCTGGCCGCTGAAGCGGATCGAGGCGGTCGTGCGCGCGATCTTCCGCGCCGGCGCCTATGAACTGGCCTTCCGCAAGGACGTGCCGGCCCGCGCCGTGATCTCGGAATATGTCGCGGTCGCGCGCGCCTTCTACGAGGGCGAGGAGATCGGCATGGTCAACGCCGTGCTCGACCGGCTCGCCCGCGATTTCCGCACCGACGAGTTCGACGCGCCCGCGGCGTGA
- a CDS encoding enoyl-CoA hydratase/isomerase family protein, whose amino-acid sequence MSQTPEILCEVRGAAGMVVLDRPKALNALTLPMVRELARALDAWEKDPAVERVVVTSTSEKAFCAGGDIRTLHDLGKAGRHDEMLAFWGEEYILNARIKSYPKPYVALIDGIVMGGGVGISLHGSHRIAGDRYLFAMPEVGIGFFPDVGATHALPRLAGAAGIYLALTGDRVGAADALAFGLVTHAVPSARMAEVTDALTRRGALDDILATVSHDPGPPKLAAERETIADCFGAPTLPAILARLDAAAAAGSAFAAKLRQTLAVKSPTSVAIAFEQMRRGAGLDFAEAMRTEFRIVSRIAHGHDFYEGVRAVVIDKDHAPHWQPASLDDVDPGAIAAYFAPLGAAELALES is encoded by the coding sequence ATGTCGCAGACCCCGGAGATCCTGTGCGAGGTGCGCGGTGCGGCCGGCATGGTCGTGCTCGACCGGCCGAAGGCGCTGAATGCGCTCACCCTGCCGATGGTCCGCGAACTCGCCCGCGCGCTCGACGCCTGGGAGAAGGACCCGGCCGTCGAGCGGGTCGTCGTCACCAGCACGAGCGAGAAGGCCTTCTGCGCCGGCGGCGACATCCGGACCCTGCACGATCTCGGCAAGGCGGGCCGCCATGACGAGATGCTCGCCTTCTGGGGCGAGGAATACATCCTCAACGCCCGCATCAAGAGCTATCCGAAGCCCTATGTCGCGCTGATCGACGGCATCGTCATGGGCGGCGGCGTCGGCATCTCCCTGCACGGCAGCCACCGCATCGCGGGCGACCGCTACCTCTTCGCGATGCCCGAGGTCGGCATCGGCTTCTTCCCCGATGTCGGGGCGACCCATGCGCTGCCGCGCTTGGCCGGCGCGGCCGGCATCTATCTCGCCTTGACGGGCGACCGGGTGGGCGCGGCCGATGCGCTGGCGTTCGGGCTGGTGACCCATGCGGTGCCGAGCGCGCGCATGGCGGAGGTCACGGACGCGCTGACCCGCCGTGGCGCGCTGGACGACATCCTGGCCACGGTGAGCCATGATCCCGGCCCGCCGAAACTCGCCGCTGAGCGCGAGACGATCGCCGATTGCTTCGGAGCGCCGACCCTGCCCGCCATTCTCGCCCGTCTCGATGCGGCCGCCGCCGCCGGCAGCGCGTTTGCGGCCAAGCTGCGCCAGACACTCGCGGTGAAGTCGCCGACCAGCGTCGCCATCGCCTTCGAGCAGATGCGCCGCGGCGCCGGGCTCGACTTCGCCGAGGCGATGCGCACCGAGTTCCGCATCGTCTCGCGCATCGCCCACGGCCATGATTTCTACGAGGGCGTGCGCGCGGTGGTGATCGACAAGGACCACGCGCCACACTGGCAGCCGGCCTCGCTCGACGACGTCGACCCCGGCGCCATCGCGGCCTATTTCGCTCCCCTCGGCGCGGCCGAGCTGGCGCTGGAGTCCTGA
- the ribD gene encoding bifunctional diaminohydroxyphosphoribosylaminopyrimidine deaminase/5-amino-6-(5-phosphoribosylamino)uracil reductase RibD, with protein sequence MRQALAFGARGQGTTWPNPCVGALVTQDTADGPVIVARGHTQPGGRPHGEANAFDRAGPSAAAGGTLYVTLEPCSHRTIRAATPCVERTILAGVRRVVAAMADPNPRFQGLGFALLRTAGIAVTTGVLEAQAQRVHRGHVLRVTRGRPMVTFKIARTADGYAGGPGGARLAVSCPEANGWVHLQRAHHDAIMLGIGSVLADDPLLTVRLPGMAERSPVRVVLDSQLRLPVASQLVRTAAEVPLWVVAAETAPVERERALVAAGAEVMRVSADAHGHLDLAEALSLLGTRGITRVFSEGGPTVAETLARAGLLDEVVVSTSPNALGQPGIVAVRPGLAAALANPDLYRLAETGLIGHDRFEHFVRTG encoded by the coding sequence ATGCGCCAGGCGCTGGCCTTCGGGGCACGCGGACAGGGCACGACCTGGCCGAACCCCTGCGTGGGCGCGCTGGTGACGCAGGACACGGCCGACGGGCCGGTCATCGTCGCGCGCGGCCATACCCAGCCCGGCGGGCGCCCCCATGGCGAGGCCAACGCCTTCGACCGGGCCGGCCCCAGCGCCGCGGCCGGCGGCACGCTCTACGTCACGCTGGAACCCTGCTCCCATCGCACGATCCGGGCCGCGACGCCTTGCGTCGAGCGCACCATCCTCGCCGGTGTCCGGCGCGTCGTCGCGGCGATGGCCGACCCCAATCCCCGCTTCCAGGGGCTGGGCTTCGCCCTGCTGCGCACGGCCGGCATCGCGGTCACGACCGGCGTGCTGGAGGCGCAGGCGCAACGGGTCCATCGCGGCCATGTCCTGCGCGTGACGCGCGGCCGGCCGATGGTGACCTTCAAGATCGCGCGCACGGCCGATGGCTATGCCGGCGGGCCGGGCGGGGCGCGGCTCGCGGTGTCCTGTCCCGAGGCGAATGGCTGGGTCCATCTCCAGCGCGCCCATCATGACGCGATCATGCTGGGCATCGGCTCGGTGCTGGCCGACGATCCGCTCCTGACCGTGCGCCTGCCGGGGATGGCGGAACGCTCGCCGGTGCGTGTCGTGCTCGATTCGCAGTTGCGGCTGCCCGTGGCCTCGCAACTGGTGCGGACGGCGGCCGAGGTCCCGCTCTGGGTGGTGGCCGCCGAGACGGCACCGGTCGAGCGCGAGAGGGCGCTGGTCGCCGCCGGGGCCGAGGTGATGCGCGTCTCCGCCGACGCTCACGGCCATCTCGATCTCGCCGAGGCGCTGAGCCTGCTGGGGACGCGCGGCATTACCCGCGTCTTTTCGGAAGGCGGGCCGACGGTCGCGGAGACGCTCGCGCGCGCCGGGCTGCTCGACGAGGTCGTGGTCTCGACCTCGCCGAATGCGCTCGGCCAGCCCGGCATCGTCGCCGTGCGGCCGGGCCTTGCAGCGGCGCTGGCCAACCCCGATCTCTACCGCCTTGCGGAGACCGGCCTGATCGGTCACGACCGTTTCGAGCATTTCGTGAGGACAGGCTGA
- the nhaA gene encoding Na+/H+ antiporter NhaA — protein MQLKTDEAPFARRSPLGAFLKSEAAGGVLLMISAALALIIANSPVAPLYFATLGSYVAGLSILHWINDALMAVFFLLVGLEIKRELLEGQLSTWSRRALPGIAALGGMVVPALIFLALTRGDPVAMRGWAIPAATDIAFALGVLALLGSRVPVSLKIFLTALAILDDLGAVIIIALFYTKGLSLPMLVLAGACIVGLIVLNRLHVTKLWAYLGLGALLWFFVLKSGVHATLAGVALALTIPIGDGSDSDEPEHSPLHTLEHWLHPYVAFLIVPIFGFANAGVSFTGMTPASALAPVPLGIALGLFLGKQIGVFGFSWLAIRAGLAAMPAQANTLQLYGVALLCGIGFTMSLFIGALAFDSPELGKATKIGVLLGSIASAVLGALVLRMAGRRPAAE, from the coding sequence ATGCAGCTGAAGACCGACGAAGCCCCTTTCGCCAGGCGCTCGCCCTTGGGCGCCTTCCTGAAAAGCGAGGCCGCCGGCGGCGTGCTGCTCATGATCTCCGCGGCACTGGCGCTGATCATCGCAAACTCGCCGGTGGCGCCGCTCTATTTCGCGACGCTGGGCAGCTATGTCGCCGGCCTGAGCATCCTGCACTGGATCAACGACGCGCTGATGGCGGTGTTCTTCCTGCTGGTCGGCCTCGAGATCAAGCGCGAGCTCCTCGAAGGGCAGCTCTCGACCTGGTCGCGCCGGGCGCTTCCCGGTATCGCCGCGCTCGGCGGCATGGTCGTGCCGGCGCTGATCTTCCTGGCGCTGACGCGGGGCGACCCGGTCGCGATGCGCGGCTGGGCGATTCCCGCCGCCACCGACATCGCGTTCGCGCTCGGTGTGCTGGCACTGCTCGGCTCACGCGTGCCGGTCTCGCTCAAGATCTTCCTGACCGCGCTGGCGATCCTCGACGATCTCGGCGCCGTCATCATCATCGCGCTGTTTTACACCAAGGGCCTGTCCCTGCCGATGCTGGTGCTGGCGGGCGCCTGCATCGTCGGGCTCATCGTGCTCAACCGCCTGCATGTGACGAAGCTCTGGGCCTATCTCGGCCTCGGGGCGCTGCTCTGGTTCTTCGTGCTCAAATCCGGCGTCCACGCGACGCTGGCGGGCGTTGCGCTGGCGCTGACCATCCCGATCGGCGACGGCAGCGACAGCGACGAGCCGGAACACTCGCCGCTGCACACGCTGGAGCACTGGCTCCACCCCTATGTCGCCTTCCTGATCGTCCCGATCTTCGGCTTCGCCAATGCCGGCGTGTCCTTCACCGGCATGACGCCCGCCAGTGCGCTGGCGCCGGTGCCGCTGGGCATCGCGCTCGGCCTGTTCCTCGGCAAGCAGATCGGCGTGTTCGGCTTCTCCTGGCTCGCCATCCGCGCGGGGCTCGCGGCGATGCCGGCGCAGGCCAACACGCTGCAGCTCTACGGCGTCGCGCTGCTCTGCGGCATCGGCTTCACCATGAGCCTGTTCATCGGCGCGCTCGCCTTCGACAGCCCCGAACTGGGCAAGGCGACCAAGATCGGCGTGCTGTTGGGCTCGATCGCCTCGGCGGTGCTGGGCGCGCTCGTGCTGCGGATGGCAGGGCGCAGACCGGCGGCGGAGTGA
- a CDS encoding PIN domain-containing protein, with the protein MRPPSAILVVDANIVLSCALGLRGGDVLAVVARHRLLAISQRAVDEIDKVAMRLVEDGHPTALFAPKLVDDLKIVAETEYSRLIPEAAKTLMLAPASRNGSSADAHVLALGWLAEADIWSHDRDFAGTGWPSWSTANLRAALAREEL; encoded by the coding sequence GTGAGACCGCCTTCCGCCATATTGGTCGTCGACGCAAACATCGTCTTGAGCTGCGCGCTGGGGTTGCGCGGAGGGGATGTTCTCGCGGTCGTGGCCCGGCACCGCCTCCTGGCAATCTCCCAGCGCGCCGTGGACGAAATCGACAAAGTTGCGATGCGCCTGGTCGAAGACGGGCATCCGACCGCTTTGTTTGCTCCAAAGCTGGTTGATGATTTGAAGATTGTCGCAGAGACGGAGTATTCACGCCTCATCCCCGAGGCCGCGAAGACGCTGATGCTAGCGCCCGCCTCCCGCAATGGGAGTTCGGCCGATGCGCACGTCCTGGCGCTCGGATGGCTGGCGGAGGCTGACATCTGGTCTCACGATCGCGACTTCGCCGGAACAGGATGGCCATCCTGGTCTACCGCCAATCTGAGGGCTGCTTTGGCCCGCGAAGAGCTCTGA
- the ribH gene encoding 6,7-dimethyl-8-ribityllumazine synthase, which yields MAGPRQSSAAPAATSAVDLDGARVLVVEARFYDTLADELLEGARAVLDKAGCRVDVVTVPGALEIPSAIVIGLRAADEAVDPYEAVVALGTVIRGETGHYDIVAGESSRALMDLSVAFALPLGNGILTVENEAQAWARANRSEMDKGGGAAEAALAVLRYKRSLGEQST from the coding sequence ATGGCCGGACCCCGGCAATCCTCGGCCGCACCGGCCGCAACTTCGGCCGTCGATCTCGACGGCGCGCGCGTTCTCGTGGTCGAGGCGCGCTTCTACGACACGCTCGCCGACGAACTGCTGGAAGGCGCACGCGCCGTGCTCGACAAGGCGGGCTGCCGCGTCGATGTCGTCACCGTTCCCGGCGCGCTCGAAATCCCCTCCGCCATCGTCATCGGCCTGCGCGCCGCCGACGAGGCGGTCGACCCCTATGAGGCGGTGGTCGCGCTCGGCACCGTGATCCGCGGCGAGACCGGCCATTACGACATCGTCGCCGGCGAGAGCTCGCGCGCGCTCATGGACCTCTCGGTCGCCTTCGCCCTGCCGCTCGGCAATGGCATTCTCACCGTCGAGAACGAGGCGCAGGCCTGGGCCCGCGCCAACCGCTCGGAGATGGACAAGGGCGGCGGCGCAGCGGAAGCGGCGTTGGCGGTCCTGCGCTACAAGCGCTCGCTCGGGGAACAATCCACATGA
- a CDS encoding riboflavin synthase, with amino-acid sequence MFTGIVTAIGTVVESERKGPSLKRLAIACPYEAAGIEIGASIACAGVCLTVTALRPRTDGEPGCIFQVEAAAETLSKTLVGEWEVGSAINLERSLKVGDELGGHLVTGHVDGVGQILTIEPIAPDPDEPWGATARFHVRAPKGLPRFIAAKGSICLDGTSLTVNTVEEDVFTVLLIPHSFAVTTWGQRKAGDPVHVEVDLMARYAARLAEARAEV; translated from the coding sequence ATGTTCACTGGCATCGTCACCGCCATCGGCACCGTCGTCGAGAGCGAACGCAAGGGCCCGAGCCTGAAGCGGCTGGCCATCGCCTGCCCCTATGAGGCTGCCGGCATCGAGATCGGCGCCTCGATCGCCTGCGCTGGCGTCTGCCTGACGGTGACGGCGCTGCGGCCGCGCACCGATGGCGAGCCCGGCTGCATCTTCCAGGTCGAGGCCGCGGCCGAAACCCTGTCGAAGACGCTGGTCGGGGAATGGGAGGTCGGCAGCGCGATCAATCTCGAGCGCTCGCTGAAGGTCGGCGATGAGCTCGGCGGCCATCTCGTCACCGGCCATGTCGACGGCGTCGGCCAGATCCTGACGATCGAGCCGATCGCCCCCGATCCCGACGAGCCCTGGGGCGCGACCGCCCGGTTCCACGTCCGCGCGCCGAAGGGATTGCCGCGCTTCATCGCCGCCAAGGGCTCGATCTGCCTCGACGGCACCTCGCTGACCGTCAACACGGTCGAGGAGGACGTCTTCACCGTGCTCCTGATCCCGCACTCCTTCGCGGTCACCACCTGGGGGCAGCGGAAGGCGGGCGATCCCGTCCATGTCGAGGTCGATCTGATGGCGCGCTACGCCGCGCGGCTTGCGGAGGCGCGTGCGGAGGTCTAA
- the glyA gene encoding serine hydroxymethyltransferase, which translates to MSHDAAAEKHLSNSFFGASLADADPEIARAIDLELGRQRDEIELIASENIVSRAVLEAQGSVMTNKYAEGYPGRRYYGGCQFVDIAEKLAIERACRLFGCGFANVQPNSGSQANQAVFMALMQPGDTFMGLDLAAGGHLTHGAPVNQSGKWFNVVSYGVCVVDQLIDYDALERLAREHKPKVIVAGGSAYARHWDFARFRAIADEVGAWLFVDMAHFAGLVAGGAHPSPFPHAHVATTTTHKTLRGPRGGMILTNDEALAKKFNSAIFPGIQGGPLMHVIAAKAVAFHEALQPEFKIYARAVVENARALAETLRTKGFDLVTGGTDNHLMLVDLRSKKVTGKAAEAALGRAHITCNKNGIPFDPEKPMVTSGIRLGTPAATSRGFGVAEFKKVGELIAEVLDGLSQNGEEGNAAVEQAVKAKVHELTGRFPIY; encoded by the coding sequence ATGAGCCATGACGCCGCCGCCGAAAAGCACCTTTCGAACTCGTTCTTCGGCGCTTCGCTGGCCGATGCCGACCCGGAGATCGCGCGCGCCATCGACCTCGAGCTCGGCCGCCAGCGCGACGAGATCGAGCTGATCGCCTCGGAGAACATCGTGTCGCGGGCGGTGCTGGAGGCGCAGGGCTCGGTGATGACCAACAAGTACGCGGAAGGCTATCCCGGCCGCCGCTACTATGGCGGCTGCCAGTTCGTCGACATCGCCGAGAAGCTGGCGATCGAGCGGGCCTGCCGGCTCTTCGGCTGCGGCTTCGCCAACGTCCAGCCCAACTCCGGCAGCCAGGCCAACCAGGCCGTGTTCATGGCGCTGATGCAGCCGGGCGACACCTTCATGGGCCTCGACCTCGCCGCCGGCGGGCACCTGACCCATGGCGCGCCGGTCAACCAGTCCGGCAAGTGGTTCAACGTCGTCTCCTACGGCGTCTGCGTCGTCGACCAGCTGATCGACTACGATGCGCTCGAGCGGCTCGCCCGCGAGCACAAGCCCAAGGTCATCGTCGCCGGCGGCTCGGCCTATGCCCGCCACTGGGATTTCGCCCGCTTCCGCGCCATCGCCGACGAGGTCGGCGCCTGGCTCTTCGTCGACATGGCGCATTTCGCCGGCCTGGTGGCGGGCGGCGCGCACCCTTCGCCGTTCCCGCACGCCCATGTCGCGACCACGACCACGCACAAGACCCTGCGCGGCCCGCGCGGCGGCATGATCCTGACCAATGACGAGGCGCTGGCGAAGAAGTTCAACTCGGCCATCTTCCCGGGCATCCAGGGCGGGCCGTTGATGCATGTCATCGCCGCCAAGGCCGTCGCCTTCCACGAGGCGCTGCAGCCGGAGTTCAAGATCTACGCCCGCGCCGTTGTCGAGAACGCCAGGGCGCTCGCCGAGACGCTGCGGACCAAGGGCTTCGACCTCGTCACCGGCGGCACCGACAACCACCTGATGCTGGTCGACCTGCGCTCCAAGAAGGTGACCGGCAAGGCGGCCGAGGCCGCGCTCGGCCGCGCCCACATCACCTGCAACAAGAACGGCATCCCCTTCGACCCCGAGAAGCCGATGGTCACCTCCGGCATCCGGCTGGGCACGCCCGCCGCCACCTCGCGCGGCTTCGGCGTCGCCGAGTTCAAGAAGGTCGGCGAGCTGATCGCCGAGGTCCTGGACGGCCTCAGCCAGAACGGCGAGGAGGGCAACGCCGCCGTCGAGCAGGCGGTCAAGGCCAAGGTCCACGAACTGACCGGGCGCTTCCCGATCTATTGA